The proteins below come from a single Dermatophilaceae bacterium Soc4.6 genomic window:
- the deoC gene encoding deoxyribose-phosphate aldolase, with product MLGVSRLTGAALTSWLHGLPGVDQVGCEARAAGLGTRSLKTTAKAWAIDTAISMIDLTTLEGNDTHGKVRSLCAKALVPDPGDRATPHPAAVCVYGDMVATARAALGDSGIHVAAVATAFPSGRASMPVKLADTRDAVRAGADEIDMVIDRGAFLSGRYLEVFHEIVAVKAACVRDDGTSAHLKVILETGELVTYDNVRRASYLAMLAGGDFIKTSTGKIAPAATLPVVLVMLEAVRDWRDLTGTQVGVKPAGGIRTTKDAMKHLVLVSEIAGDDWLDPAWFRFGASGLLTDLLRQRQKLTTGVYAGTDDVSTD from the coding sequence GTGCTCGGTGTCTCGAGGCTCACCGGGGCCGCGCTCACCAGCTGGCTCCACGGCCTGCCCGGGGTCGACCAGGTCGGGTGCGAGGCCCGCGCGGCTGGTCTCGGCACCCGCTCGCTGAAGACCACCGCCAAGGCCTGGGCCATCGACACCGCCATCTCGATGATCGACCTGACCACCCTCGAGGGCAACGACACCCACGGCAAGGTGCGCTCGCTGTGTGCCAAGGCCCTCGTGCCCGATCCGGGCGACCGCGCCACCCCGCACCCTGCCGCCGTCTGCGTCTACGGCGACATGGTCGCCACCGCGCGAGCGGCCCTGGGAGACAGCGGCATACACGTCGCCGCCGTCGCGACCGCCTTCCCCTCGGGCCGGGCCAGCATGCCGGTCAAGCTCGCCGACACCCGCGACGCCGTGCGCGCGGGAGCCGACGAGATCGACATGGTGATCGACCGTGGGGCGTTCCTCTCGGGGCGTTACCTCGAGGTCTTCCACGAGATCGTCGCCGTCAAGGCGGCCTGCGTGCGCGACGACGGCACGTCGGCCCACCTCAAGGTGATCCTCGAGACCGGCGAGCTCGTGACCTACGACAACGTGCGACGGGCCTCCTACCTGGCCATGCTCGCGGGTGGCGACTTCATCAAGACGTCGACGGGCAAGATCGCCCCGGCCGCCACCCTGCCGGTCGTGCTGGTGATGCTCGAGGCCGTGCGCGACTGGCGCGACCTCACCGGCACGCAGGTCGGCGTCAAGCCGGCCGGCGGCATCCGCACCACGAAGGACGCGATGAAGCACCTCGTCCTGGTCAGCGAGATCGCCGGCGACGACTGGCTCGATCCCGCCTGGTTCCGCTTCGGCGCCTCCGGCCTGCTCACCGACCTGCTCCGGCAGCGACAGAAGCTCACCACCGGGGTCTACGCCGGCACCGACGACGTGTCGACCGACTGA
- a CDS encoding aldehyde dehydrogenase family protein, with amino-acid sequence MGKLEYAPAPESRAVVDLQASYGLFIGGVFVEGQGGGSFSTVNPATEEVLAEVTDAGAADVDRAVRAARAAYRGVWGRMSGADRGKYLFRIARLIQERSRELAVLETLDNGKPIKESRDVDVPLAAAHFFYHAGWADKLGYAGLGPDPRPVGVVGQVIPWNFPLLMLAWKIAPALACGNTVVLKPAETTPLTALLFAEICQQADLPAGVVNIVTGAGTTGQALVEHPGVDKVAFTGSTAVGRQIARSIAGTRKRATLELGGKAANIVYDDAPIDEAVEGIVTGIFFNQGHVCCAGSRLLVQESVADEVVRRLKRRLQTLRVGDPLDKNTDLGAINSAAQLARIRELSDIGEREGAERWSPECELPERGFWFPPTVFTGVAQAHTIAQQEVFGPVLSVLTFRTPQEAVAKANNTPYGLSAGVWSEKGSRILWTADQLRAGVVWANTFNRFDPTSPFGGYKESGYGREGGRHGLEGYVTTGDQA; translated from the coding sequence ATGGGCAAGCTCGAGTACGCACCGGCACCGGAGTCGCGTGCCGTCGTCGACCTGCAGGCCTCCTACGGGCTCTTCATCGGCGGCGTCTTCGTCGAGGGCCAGGGCGGCGGCAGCTTCAGCACCGTCAACCCCGCCACCGAGGAGGTGCTGGCCGAGGTCACCGACGCCGGCGCCGCCGACGTCGACCGGGCCGTGCGCGCCGCGCGGGCGGCCTACCGCGGGGTGTGGGGCCGGATGTCGGGCGCCGACCGCGGCAAGTACCTCTTCCGCATCGCCCGCCTGATCCAGGAGCGGTCCCGCGAGCTCGCGGTGCTCGAGACCCTCGACAACGGCAAGCCCATCAAGGAGTCACGCGACGTCGACGTGCCCCTGGCCGCCGCGCACTTCTTCTACCACGCGGGGTGGGCCGACAAGCTGGGCTACGCAGGGCTGGGCCCGGACCCCCGCCCGGTCGGTGTCGTCGGGCAGGTCATCCCGTGGAACTTCCCGCTGCTGATGCTCGCGTGGAAGATCGCACCTGCGCTCGCGTGCGGCAACACCGTCGTCCTCAAGCCGGCCGAGACCACCCCGCTGACCGCCCTGCTCTTCGCCGAGATCTGCCAGCAGGCCGACCTGCCAGCGGGAGTCGTCAACATCGTCACCGGCGCGGGGACCACGGGCCAGGCCCTCGTCGAGCACCCCGGCGTCGACAAGGTCGCCTTCACCGGCTCGACCGCGGTGGGCCGACAGATCGCCCGCTCGATCGCCGGCACCCGCAAGCGGGCCACCCTCGAGCTCGGTGGCAAGGCCGCCAACATCGTCTACGACGACGCCCCGATCGACGAGGCCGTCGAGGGCATCGTCACCGGCATCTTCTTCAACCAGGGTCACGTCTGCTGCGCCGGGTCGCGGCTGCTGGTGCAGGAGTCGGTCGCGGACGAGGTCGTCCGCCGTCTCAAGCGGCGGCTGCAGACCCTGCGCGTCGGCGACCCGCTCGACAAGAACACCGACCTCGGCGCGATCAACTCCGCCGCCCAGCTGGCGCGCATCCGCGAGCTCTCCGACATCGGCGAGCGCGAGGGGGCCGAGCGCTGGAGCCCCGAGTGCGAGCTACCCGAGCGCGGGTTCTGGTTCCCCCCCACAGTGTTCACCGGTGTCGCCCAGGCGCACACCATCGCCCAGCAGGAGGTCTTCGGGCCCGTGCTGTCGGTGCTCACCTTCCGCACCCCGCAGGAGGCGGTGGCCAAGGCCAACAACACCCCCTACGGACTGTCGGCGGGGGTGTGGAGCGAGAAGGGGTCACGCATCCTCTGGACCGCCGACCAGCTGCGCGCCGGTGTCGTCTGGGCCAACACCTTCAACCGCTTCGACCCGACGTCACCCTTCGGCGGCTACAAGGAGTCGGGCTACGGCCGCGAGGGCGGCCGTCACGGGCTCGAGGGCTACGTCACGACCGGAGACCAGGCATGA
- a CDS encoding aldehyde dehydrogenase family protein, with protein sequence MSVTPTKTVARQADSRLDVRKTYKLYIGGAFPRSESGRSYAVHSAPAGRRAPHFLAHAAQGSRKDVRDAVVAARGAFAGWAGASAYNRGQVLYRVAEVMEGRADQLAVEVAAAEGLTPARARAVVSAAVDRWVWYAGWTDKLAQVLGGLNPVAGPYFDISAPEPTGVVGVLAPQGSSLLGLVSVVAPAICSGNTVVVATSEERPLPAVTLAECLATSDVPGGVVNLVTGRTAELAPTLASHRDVNAIDLAGAADAAGVTWGDLEAAAADNLKRVLRPAGTGAAALEPDWADDPGLSRVRAFLETKTVWHPKGR encoded by the coding sequence ATGAGTGTCACCCCCACCAAGACCGTTGCACGACAGGCAGACTCGCGCCTCGACGTACGCAAGACCTACAAGCTCTACATCGGTGGGGCCTTCCCGAGGAGCGAGTCGGGCCGCTCGTATGCCGTCCACTCGGCGCCCGCAGGCCGCCGCGCCCCCCACTTCCTCGCCCACGCCGCGCAGGGCTCGCGCAAGGACGTCCGCGACGCGGTCGTCGCCGCCCGGGGCGCCTTCGCCGGCTGGGCCGGCGCCTCGGCCTACAACCGCGGGCAGGTGCTCTACCGCGTCGCCGAGGTGATGGAGGGGCGGGCCGACCAGCTCGCCGTCGAGGTCGCCGCCGCCGAGGGCCTCACCCCGGCGCGGGCCCGCGCCGTCGTCTCCGCCGCCGTCGACCGCTGGGTCTGGTATGCCGGGTGGACCGACAAGCTGGCCCAGGTGCTCGGTGGCCTCAACCCCGTGGCGGGTCCCTACTTCGACATCAGCGCTCCCGAGCCCACCGGGGTCGTGGGCGTCCTCGCGCCGCAGGGCTCCTCGCTCCTCGGGCTTGTCAGCGTCGTGGCGCCGGCCATCTGCTCGGGCAACACCGTCGTCGTCGCCACCAGCGAGGAGCGTCCGCTCCCTGCGGTCACCCTCGCGGAGTGCCTCGCCACCAGCGACGTGCCCGGCGGCGTGGTCAACCTCGTCACCGGCCGCACCGCCGAGCTGGCCCCCACCCTGGCCTCGCACCGTGACGTCAACGCGATCGACCTGGCCGGGGCAGCCGACGCGGCCGGGGTGACGTGGGGCGACCTCGAGGCCGCAGCCGCCGACAACCTCAAGCGCGTACTGCGCCCGGCCGGCACCGGAGCGGCCGCGCTCGAGCCCGACTGGGCCGACGACCCGGGGCTGTCACGGGTGCGCGCCTTCCTCGAGACGAAGACCGTCTGGCACCCCAAGGGCCGGTGA
- a CDS encoding AAA family ATPase produces the protein MTVTARVVVLAGPSGAGKSRLAARLLEAHGWPIVRLDDFYRDGDDPALPVVDLGGGARLVDWDDPASWDGEAAVRALQQLVETGEAAVPSYDIATSRRVGGGTVRLPPGALVVAEGIFAAEAIAPLREAGLLHTAWCVRRGRWVTFVLRLVRDLSERRKAPHVLVRRGLALCRAEPAVVARMESLGAVCATPHETQAALLPAASGARA, from the coding sequence GTGACGGTGACCGCGCGGGTCGTCGTGCTCGCCGGCCCCTCCGGCGCGGGCAAGTCCCGTCTCGCCGCACGCCTGCTCGAGGCCCACGGGTGGCCGATCGTGCGGCTGGACGACTTCTACCGCGACGGCGACGACCCGGCCCTGCCCGTCGTCGACCTCGGCGGCGGCGCCCGGCTCGTCGACTGGGACGACCCCGCCTCCTGGGACGGCGAGGCCGCCGTCCGCGCGCTGCAGCAGCTGGTCGAGACGGGTGAGGCGGCGGTGCCGTCCTACGACATCGCCACCTCCCGCCGGGTCGGTGGCGGCACGGTGCGACTGCCGCCGGGCGCCCTCGTCGTCGCGGAGGGCATCTTCGCCGCCGAGGCGATCGCGCCGCTGCGGGAGGCGGGGCTGCTGCACACGGCATGGTGCGTGCGTCGGGGGCGATGGGTGACCTTCGTGCTGCGGCTGGTCCGTGACCTCTCAGAGCGGCGCAAGGCCCCCCACGTGCTCGTGCGTCGGGGCCTCGCCCTGTGTCGGGCCGAGCCCGCGGTCGTGGCCCGCATGGAGTCGCTCGGCGCCGTCTGCGCCACCCCGCACGAGACGCAGGCGGCCCTCCTGCCCGCCGCGTCGGGCGCCCGTGCCTGA
- a CDS encoding glycerophosphoryl diester phosphodiesterase membrane domain-containing protein, with amino-acid sequence MSGFGPPPGPPTDTGPSRPPSYLPPGGLSSRHPGAQRPLLTNAHKPGIIPLRPLSVADLLDGAAKHVRRSPGPILGATLVTVALACAPAVIVAGLVSSGSWYSGAGLGSVASAPEAAGLLLFLGVSYAVLVLCGALAVPVSRAVMGQPTTTRETWTEVRPRLWRLLVLDAMLLVVAVLPGLGAVVALTLVADAPGGVVVASGVLALVATLGWVALVVWRTGLAGPVLVLERRGVRAALRRSWSLSRRGFWRIAGSMTVVSAIAGLVFGVLGLVLGLVTVAVVAVVGYDNTAFDVALLLGTNLTTLVASAVVTPFVGSAVALLYVDARMRREGFDVTLQRAASGAPGLRP; translated from the coding sequence GTGAGCGGGTTCGGTCCCCCGCCGGGTCCGCCGACCGACACGGGTCCGTCGCGGCCGCCCAGCTACCTGCCTCCCGGTGGCCTGAGCTCACGCCACCCCGGCGCGCAGCGTCCGCTCCTCACCAACGCTCACAAGCCCGGCATCATCCCGCTGCGGCCGCTGTCGGTCGCCGACCTGCTCGACGGCGCCGCCAAGCACGTGCGCCGCAGCCCCGGCCCGATCCTCGGCGCCACCCTCGTCACGGTCGCCCTCGCGTGCGCCCCTGCGGTGATCGTCGCCGGCCTGGTCTCCAGCGGCTCGTGGTATTCCGGGGCGGGCCTGGGCAGCGTCGCGTCCGCCCCCGAGGCCGCCGGCCTCCTGCTCTTCCTCGGAGTGTCGTATGCCGTGCTCGTCCTCTGCGGCGCCCTGGCGGTCCCCGTGTCCCGGGCCGTGATGGGGCAGCCCACCACGACCCGCGAGACGTGGACGGAGGTGCGGCCCCGCCTGTGGCGGCTGCTCGTGCTCGACGCGATGCTGCTCGTGGTCGCCGTCCTGCCCGGGCTCGGCGCCGTCGTCGCCCTCACGCTGGTGGCCGACGCACCAGGTGGTGTGGTCGTGGCCAGCGGGGTGCTCGCCCTCGTGGCCACGCTGGGCTGGGTCGCGCTCGTCGTCTGGCGCACGGGTCTCGCCGGTCCGGTGCTGGTGCTCGAGCGACGGGGCGTGCGGGCTGCGCTGCGCCGCAGCTGGAGCCTCTCGCGCCGGGGCTTCTGGCGCATCGCCGGGTCCATGACGGTGGTCAGCGCCATCGCCGGGCTCGTCTTCGGCGTGCTGGGCCTCGTGCTCGGCCTGGTCACCGTGGCCGTCGTGGCCGTCGTGGGCTACGACAACACCGCCTTCGACGTCGCCCTCCTGCTCGGCACCAACCTCACGACGCTGGTGGCGTCGGCAGTGGTCACGCCGTTCGTCGGCAGCGCCGTCGCCCTGCTCTACGTCGACGCCCGGATGCGTCGTGAGGGCTTCGACGTCACCCTGCAGCGCGCCGCCTCGGGCGCGCCGGGGCTGCGCCCGTGA
- a CDS encoding DUF4129 domain-containing protein: MSGLHPRGLGACLAARVSTAGHVAQVRAVGALGSVGVLGSVGVLGLLPLRPTGLDPDPGQARRWVEQELAKDEYRDRRSLLQQLVDWLRRRLTDLQNPQGGGTLSFPPFVIAGLAVLVVAGLVVLATRVRRERRVGSASTAVLGDSTLTAAQLRARVAQALRDGRHDDAVLDTVRAIAREADARTLLTDAPALTAHEIGQQLRAVFPGHADAVTRATNRFDAVAYGHLSATRADADDVVATDEALRRARPVLPDRPRAAGPDPTLPGDRSVPGAPSSPLAPGELVGAGTGSGAAAGRPAPGRPSSDDGPGSVWTTGGGA, from the coding sequence GTGAGCGGCCTCCACCCCCGAGGTCTGGGCGCCTGCCTCGCCGCCCGCGTCAGCACCGCCGGCCACGTCGCGCAGGTCAGGGCCGTCGGGGCGCTGGGGTCTGTGGGCGTGCTGGGGTCTGTGGGGGTGCTCGGCCTCCTACCGCTGCGCCCCACCGGCCTCGACCCCGACCCCGGCCAGGCGCGCCGCTGGGTCGAGCAGGAGCTGGCCAAGGACGAGTACCGCGACCGACGCTCGCTGCTCCAGCAGCTGGTCGACTGGCTGCGCCGGCGACTCACCGACCTGCAGAACCCGCAGGGCGGCGGCACCCTCAGCTTTCCACCCTTCGTCATCGCCGGCCTCGCCGTGCTCGTCGTGGCCGGGCTCGTCGTCCTCGCCACGAGGGTCCGGCGCGAGCGACGCGTCGGGTCGGCCTCGACCGCCGTGCTCGGCGACTCGACCCTCACGGCTGCCCAGCTGCGCGCCCGCGTCGCCCAGGCGCTGCGCGACGGGCGCCACGACGACGCCGTCCTCGACACCGTGCGCGCCATCGCCCGTGAGGCCGACGCGCGCACCCTGCTCACCGATGCTCCGGCCCTGACCGCCCACGAGATCGGTCAGCAGCTGCGGGCGGTCTTCCCCGGCCACGCCGATGCCGTCACGCGGGCGACCAACCGCTTCGACGCCGTCGCCTACGGGCACCTGTCCGCCACTCGGGCAGACGCCGACGACGTGGTCGCCACCGACGAGGCGCTGCGGCGGGCGCGGCCGGTGCTCCCCGACCGGCCCCGGGCGGCCGGGCCGGACCCCACCCTGCCCGGTGACCGCTCCGTCCCCGGCGCGCCCTCCTCACCGCTCGCCCCGGGTGAGCTCGTCGGTGCCGGGACCGGATCCGGGGCGGCTGCCGGTCGTCCCGCGCCGGGGCGGCCCTCCTCCGACGACGGTCCCGGCTCGGTCTGGACGACCGGGGGTGGCGCGTGA
- a CDS encoding DUF4350 domain-containing protein codes for MSALFRTPPGVSAPAAEGVGGGAPSDLSPAAPPAPRASTRRRLLVWSGVALLVVLVGVLMTSRAETAPTTVPLDPRNPTVNGAQALARVLVEQGVRVDVARGQQELESAGIDQDTTVLLTRTDDLARETVEILAGASIDAERVVLVAPEPFVLRYLDPAIGSTTTLHQAGDLPTGCDGGDVRRDEQLAHSEAGYRYRPAAGDAVHVSASGCWTDPEGYSTYLSVPATEEHAPLVLLGSRTAISNDEIDQADAAAVVLRTLGHSARVVWYVPSTSDIPTTDRSRTGQLLPPWLGPALALVAVSVLGLMLWRGRRLGRLVREPLPVVVQAIETTQSRGRLYRKARDSGRAGQVLQEATRRRLAGYLGLPPGAQVGVLVRATAVATGRPEPEVGYLLAGPPPVTDDELVGLAGQLATLEKEVRRT; via the coding sequence GTGAGCGCGCTCTTCCGCACCCCGCCGGGGGTGTCGGCACCCGCCGCCGAGGGTGTCGGCGGTGGCGCTCCCTCCGACCTGTCGCCCGCCGCACCGCCCGCCCCCAGGGCCTCGACCCGCCGGCGGCTGCTGGTGTGGAGCGGTGTGGCGCTGCTCGTCGTGCTCGTCGGCGTGCTGATGACCTCGCGGGCCGAGACGGCGCCCACGACGGTGCCGCTCGACCCGCGCAACCCGACCGTGAACGGTGCCCAGGCGCTGGCGCGGGTCCTGGTCGAGCAGGGCGTGCGGGTCGACGTCGCCCGCGGCCAGCAAGAGCTCGAGTCCGCCGGCATCGACCAGGACACGACCGTGCTGCTCACCCGCACCGACGACCTCGCGCGCGAGACCGTCGAGATCCTGGCCGGTGCCAGCATCGACGCCGAGCGCGTGGTGCTGGTCGCACCCGAGCCCTTCGTGCTGCGCTACCTGGACCCCGCCATCGGCTCGACGACGACGCTGCACCAGGCCGGTGACCTGCCCACGGGCTGCGACGGGGGCGACGTGCGCCGAGACGAGCAGCTGGCCCACTCCGAGGCCGGCTACCGCTACCGGCCGGCCGCTGGCGACGCCGTCCACGTGTCGGCGAGCGGCTGCTGGACCGACCCCGAGGGCTACTCCACCTACCTCTCGGTGCCCGCGACCGAAGAGCACGCACCGCTCGTGCTGCTCGGCTCACGGACCGCGATCAGCAACGACGAGATCGACCAGGCCGACGCCGCCGCCGTGGTGCTGCGCACGCTCGGTCATTCGGCCCGGGTGGTCTGGTACGTCCCGTCGACCAGCGACATCCCGACCACCGACCGCTCGCGCACCGGTCAGCTGCTGCCGCCGTGGCTCGGGCCCGCCCTCGCCCTCGTCGCGGTCTCGGTGCTCGGTCTCATGCTCTGGCGCGGCCGACGTCTCGGTCGCCTCGTGCGCGAGCCGCTGCCGGTGGTCGTGCAGGCCATCGAGACCACGCAGAGCCGCGGCCGTCTCTACCGCAAGGCGCGCGACAGCGGTCGCGCGGGTCAGGTGCTGCAGGAAGCCACCCGGCGTCGGCTCGCCGGCTACCTCGGCCTACCCCCCGGGGCCCAGGTCGGCGTGCTCGTGCGGGCCACCGCCGTCGCCACCGGCCGGCCGGAGCCCGAGGTGGGCTACCTGCTGGCCGGACCCCCACCCGTCACCGACGACGAGCTGGTCGGCCTGGCCGGGCAGCTCGCCACCCTCGAGAAGGAAGTACGCCGCACATGA
- a CDS encoding MoxR family ATPase, with protein sequence MSDQQPYGQVPQPYDAPAPTSQTAPAGGPEPRGDQAREALLAVRREVGKAVVGQDAAISGIIICLLTRGHILLEGVPGVAKTLLVRTLATALAIDTKRVQFTPDLMPGDITGSLIFDSKTSDFVFREGPVFTNLLLADEINRTPPKTQASLLEAMEERQVSVEGSARLLPSPFMVAATQNPVEYEGTYTLPEAQLDRFMLKVVLQVPGRDDEIEVVQRHARGFDPRDLGAAGIQRVAGPDDLAAGVEAVRRVQVAPEVAAYIVDIARATRQAPSLSLGVSPRGATALLATSRAWAWMNGRSYVTPDDVKALAQATLAHRLSLRAEAELEGVSVASVLTSAIGSVPVPR encoded by the coding sequence ATGAGCGACCAGCAGCCCTACGGCCAGGTGCCGCAGCCGTATGACGCCCCGGCCCCGACGTCTCAGACGGCTCCTGCCGGGGGCCCCGAACCCCGCGGCGACCAGGCCCGCGAGGCCCTGCTGGCCGTGCGCCGCGAGGTCGGCAAGGCCGTCGTCGGGCAGGACGCCGCCATCTCGGGCATCATCATCTGCCTGCTCACCCGCGGCCACATCCTGCTCGAGGGCGTGCCCGGGGTGGCCAAGACGCTGCTGGTGCGCACCCTGGCCACGGCGCTGGCGATCGACACCAAGCGGGTGCAGTTCACCCCCGACCTGATGCCCGGCGACATCACGGGGTCGCTGATCTTCGACAGCAAGACGAGCGACTTCGTCTTCCGTGAGGGGCCGGTCTTCACCAACCTGCTACTGGCCGACGAGATCAACCGCACGCCCCCCAAGACGCAGGCGTCGCTGCTCGAGGCGATGGAGGAGCGGCAGGTCTCGGTCGAGGGATCCGCCCGTCTGCTGCCGTCGCCCTTCATGGTCGCCGCCACCCAGAACCCCGTGGAGTACGAGGGCACCTACACCCTGCCCGAGGCCCAGCTCGACCGCTTCATGCTCAAGGTGGTGCTGCAGGTGCCCGGCCGTGACGACGAGATCGAGGTCGTGCAGCGCCACGCCCGCGGCTTCGACCCGCGTGACCTCGGTGCAGCCGGCATCCAGCGGGTCGCCGGGCCCGACGACCTCGCGGCCGGCGTCGAGGCGGTGCGTCGGGTGCAGGTCGCTCCCGAGGTCGCCGCCTACATCGTCGACATCGCCCGGGCCACCCGGCAGGCCCCGTCGCTCTCGCTGGGGGTCTCACCCCGCGGCGCCACCGCCCTGCTCGCGACCTCGCGGGCCTGGGCCTGGATGAACGGCCGGTCCTACGTCACCCCCGACGACGTCAAGGCCCTCGCCCAGGCCACCCTGGCCCACCGGCTCTCCCTGCGGGCCGAGGCCGAGCTCGAGGGGGTCAGCGTCGCATCGGTGCTCACCAGCGCCATCGGCTCGGTCCCCGTCCCCCGATGA
- a CDS encoding DUF58 domain-containing protein: MAVSWRFPVLLLLGVVAVVVQPTRQVVLAWVALTLVLTVVDIVLAVSPRRLGIVREAATQVRLGDSGTSSLLLTNPGRRRLRAVVRDAWQPSAGVVVDRHRVSLAGGERRRLTTTLTPTRRGDRLADRVTIRSFGPLRLGARQRSLDVSGSIRALPPFGSRKHLPSRLAALRQLDGRSAVRIRGQGTEFDSLRDYVEGDDVRSIDWRATARRQQTVVRTWQPERDRRVILVLDTSRTSAGRVHDMPRLDSAMDAALLLAALASRAGDRVDLIAGDRWVRARVGSTNRTSLLAEMVQAMSPLEPALLEASWPTLAAAVADTSRRRALVVLLTALEPSAVEETLLPTLASLTTHHRVVVASVGDPELTAMAARRGTHAEAYDAAAAERTLALRQRTAATLGRLGVTVIDADPEHLPPRLADHYLLLKSQGLL, encoded by the coding sequence GTGGCGGTGAGCTGGCGCTTCCCCGTGCTGCTGCTGCTCGGCGTCGTCGCGGTCGTCGTGCAGCCCACCCGGCAGGTCGTGCTGGCCTGGGTCGCCCTCACGCTGGTGCTCACCGTCGTCGACATCGTGCTCGCCGTCAGCCCGCGCCGGCTCGGCATCGTGCGCGAGGCCGCCACCCAGGTGCGGCTCGGCGACAGCGGCACCTCGAGCCTGCTGCTGACCAACCCCGGGCGACGGCGGTTGAGGGCGGTCGTGCGCGACGCGTGGCAGCCGTCGGCCGGGGTCGTGGTCGACCGGCACCGGGTCTCGCTCGCCGGCGGCGAGCGCCGTCGCCTCACCACGACGCTCACCCCGACCCGGCGCGGCGACCGGCTGGCCGACCGGGTGACGATCCGCAGCTTCGGCCCGCTGCGCCTCGGTGCCCGTCAGCGGTCGCTCGACGTCAGTGGCTCCATCCGGGCGCTGCCTCCCTTCGGCTCCCGCAAGCACCTGCCCTCGCGGTTGGCCGCGCTGCGCCAGCTCGACGGGCGCTCGGCCGTGCGCATCCGTGGCCAGGGGACGGAGTTCGACTCGTTGCGCGACTACGTCGAGGGCGATGACGTGCGCTCCATCGACTGGCGGGCCACCGCCCGGCGGCAGCAGACCGTCGTGCGCACCTGGCAGCCCGAGCGCGACCGGCGCGTGATCCTGGTGCTCGACACGTCACGCACCTCGGCCGGCCGCGTCCACGACATGCCCCGGCTCGACAGCGCCATGGACGCCGCGCTGCTGCTCGCGGCCCTCGCGTCCCGCGCCGGCGACCGCGTCGACCTCATCGCCGGCGACCGCTGGGTGCGCGCCCGGGTGGGGTCGACCAACCGCACGTCGCTGCTGGCCGAGATGGTGCAGGCGATGTCGCCGCTCGAGCCGGCGCTGCTCGAGGCGTCGTGGCCCACCCTGGCCGCTGCGGTCGCCGACACCAGCCGCCGTCGGGCCCTCGTCGTGCTGCTCACCGCGCTCGAGCCGTCGGCCGTCGAGGAGACGCTGCTGCCGACGCTGGCCTCCCTGACGACCCACCACCGCGTCGTCGTCGCGTCCGTCGGCGACCCGGAGCTCACCGCGATGGCGGCCCGCCGCGGCACCCACGCCGAGGCCTACGACGCCGCCGCCGCCGAGCGGACCCTCGCCCTGCGTCAGCGCACCGCCGCCACCTTGGGCCGCCTCGGCGTCACCGTCATCGACGCCGACCCCGAGCACCTGCCCCCCCGCCTAGCCGACCACTACCTGCTCCTGAAGAGCCAAGGCCTCCTGTAG
- a CDS encoding stage II sporulation protein M, with protein sequence MDLDAYVVAHQHEWARLDQLTSQRGKLSGTEADELLDLYQRVATHLSEIRTRSPEPTLVGHLSSLLAKSRLRSAGTRTFTWGEVVRFVTTTFPAALYRTRRWWVTTLAVNVVLAFVMGWWFVAHPQLEQSLISPQEADQLVNSDFASYYSEYAAGSFALKIWTNNAWVAALCIAFGVFGVPVIYLLFTNLLNVAVIGGLMWSRGRADLFFGLILPHGMLELTSVFVAAGVGLKIFWGWVEPGARTRGEAIAQEGRAAMSVALGLALVLFVTGIIEAFVTPSPLPTWARIGIGAVAETAFFTYVFTLGRWAVRRGETGDVAAADRGASVPVV encoded by the coding sequence GTGGACCTCGACGCCTATGTCGTCGCGCACCAGCACGAGTGGGCGCGTCTCGACCAGCTCACCTCGCAGCGCGGCAAGCTGTCGGGGACCGAGGCCGACGAGCTGCTCGACCTCTACCAGCGGGTGGCGACCCACCTGTCGGAGATCCGCACCCGCTCACCCGAGCCGACCCTCGTGGGCCACCTGTCGTCGCTGCTCGCGAAGTCACGGCTGCGCTCGGCCGGCACGCGCACCTTCACCTGGGGCGAGGTCGTGCGGTTCGTCACCACCACCTTCCCGGCGGCGCTCTACCGCACGCGGCGCTGGTGGGTCACGACGCTCGCGGTCAACGTGGTGCTGGCCTTCGTCATGGGGTGGTGGTTCGTCGCCCACCCCCAGCTCGAGCAGTCGCTGATCTCGCCGCAGGAGGCCGACCAGCTCGTCAACAGCGACTTCGCCAGCTACTACTCCGAGTATGCCGCGGGCTCCTTCGCGCTGAAGATCTGGACCAACAACGCCTGGGTCGCCGCCCTCTGCATCGCCTTCGGCGTCTTCGGCGTGCCGGTGATCTACCTGTTGTTCACCAACCTGCTCAACGTCGCGGTCATCGGGGGGCTGATGTGGAGCCGCGGGCGGGCCGACCTCTTCTTCGGGCTGATCCTGCCGCACGGGATGCTCGAGCTGACCTCCGTCTTCGTCGCCGCCGGGGTGGGGCTGAAGATCTTCTGGGGCTGGGTCGAGCCCGGCGCTCGCACGCGGGGGGAGGCCATCGCGCAGGAGGGGCGGGCGGCGATGTCCGTGGCGCTGGGTCTGGCGCTCGTGCTCTTCGTGACGGGCATCATCGAGGCCTTCGTGACACCCTCACCACTGCCGACGTGGGCCCGGATCGGCATCGGGGCGGTCGCCGAGACCGCCTTCTTCACCTACGTCTTCACGCTGGGCCGCTGGGCGGTGCGCCGGGGTGAGACCGGTGACGTGGCTGCGGCCGACCGCGGCGCGAGCGTCCCGGTCGTCTGA